The window ACCTGCGCTTTTTACATTTGTCTCCCTGGAGGACATCTCTAGAGGACATCGCCGTCGCGCCAGTCGAAGGTCAGGTCGCGGGACGGGTCGAGAGGGCCGGACGAGGCGGGGCGGACGAAGGTGGTGCCCTCCTCGTCGGGGAGACGCACGACGCCGTCCGGGCCGAGGGCGGAGATCCGGCCCGGCCAGACCTGCCAGCCGCGGGCCGTGTAGAGGGCGGCACCCTCCTCGCTCGCGGAGAGCGCGCCGAGGGCGTACGCGCGGTCGACGATCCCTTCCAGCGCGGCCATGATCTGCCCGCCGAGGCCGGTCCGGCGTACGTCCGCGCGGACGGCGACCGCCTCGACGTACCCCGTGCGCAGGGAGCGGCCCCGGTGCAGCACCCTGCGCATGACCACCGAGCCGTGGGCGGCGAGTCCGGCCCCGTCGTGCACGAGGGCGTGCACCCCGCCGAGCCCGTGGTCCCAGTCCTCGTCGGAGAAGTCGCCCTCGAACGCGTCGTCCAGGAGGGTGCGGGCGGCGCGGAGTTCGGCGGGCGTGAGGTCCGCCGTGTGGGCGGTGCGCAGTCGGATGGTCATCGCATCAGTATCGGATGGCCATCGCCCCGGTATTCGTCCTGATTCCGCTGTCGATGCCGATTCCGCGGGCTGCGGAAGCCGGGCCGCGGGAGCACGATGGGGGCCGAGCGGTCCGTGAAGCCGGCTTCGGGAGGGAGACCCGATGACCACCGCACTTCCGCGTACGCGTGTGATCACCCAGCACCGCTTCGGCGGTCCTGAGGTTCTGGAGATCGAGGAACGGGAGCGGCCCGTCGCCGGTCCGGGGGAGGTTCTGCTACGGGTGCGTGCGGTG is drawn from Streptomyces liliifuscus and contains these coding sequences:
- a CDS encoding GNAT family N-acetyltransferase; protein product: MTIRLRTAHTADLTPAELRAARTLLDDAFEGDFSDEDWDHGLGGVHALVHDGAGLAAHGSVVMRRVLHRGRSLRTGYVEAVAVRADVRRTGLGGQIMAALEGIVDRAYALGALSASEEGAALYTARGWQVWPGRISALGPDGVVRLPDEEGTTFVRPASSGPLDPSRDLTFDWRDGDVL